The following are encoded together in the Equus przewalskii isolate Varuska chromosome 14, EquPr2, whole genome shotgun sequence genome:
- the ETAA1 gene encoding ewing's tumor-associated antigen 1 isoform X2, which yields MDLLSSTFSSPNDPDGQNDIFWDQNSPMTKQLGKGRKKQIYTTDSDEISHIVSRIAPQDEKPAANSMLGMWIGETAIPCTPNVAKGKSRAKISCTKLKTQSREEELMKLAKQFDKNMEELDVIQEQNKRNHDFIQMISETETLNNYEDNVQMQLFHDRVLEIDNAIIRKPVNENTKIPVVNDQNSSQKPFDQNAEAAFNAIFDGSTQKCSGQISQDLSDTFLNISNTTFGKKSVLKEEKIITNETRVTEKLPNKTPGSLSCQVDNPGMTKSCATSSTKEPEAFNKHLDAFATSDFEDDWENLLSNELFVMQNGEMSELFPASKTTQIVDRRGICTFNNKNDKSKSRTNSSLDARLKDSKILQDLPSKTHNSELIDAGKYSFLPDPNGKPNKLPSTGNKMKFEKSFNKIVVQDKMQDCAAAFDLTKVKEDIHTKFTSKVNASEKKSTLNTGYSNEQKNQAIFNQSFKAPATIDPFGSAALDNETSVHNPNQTNASKLDSFFDDWSDPSFANEIVKACHQLENTWEADDVDDDLLYQACDDVERLTQQQDVRRDSKTSESILEINNSSTHGAKNMFTTSKQRSQLMQRKHLNLNSISVHMSSSTNNSQINKSMKMEKREICGNSPGFLGATTNLTIYPKNLNCQANNLHVSWNNTDVPIQVNGSKSILTGGSSFNVSSDHMTTETATCKKKLSSKHLSHRTITAEAQSDLNRTVRFSKYTFTKMENSQICSQFNENCVTGSISDTKIKQDLEKNNTPGIPLCGKAVQPQSLVKLSESLRQPSKEEEEKNRRYSPEEIKRKRQEALVRRMARSQASSVKAAPT from the exons GTGAAACTGCCATTCCTTGCACTCCTAATGTtgcaaaaggaaaatcaagagcAAAAATCAGCTGCACAAA gTTAAAAACACAAAGTCGAGAGGAAGAACTTATGAAATTGGCTAAGCAATTTGATAAAAATATGGAAGAGCTAGATGTGATTCAAGAGCAAAACAAGAGAAATCATGATTTTATCCAGATGATTTCAGAAACAGAGACTTTAAATAATTATGAAGATAATGTACAGATGCAGTTATTCCATGATAGAGTTCTCGAGATCGATAATGCTATAATAAGGAAGCCAGTGAACGAAAACACCAAGATACCTGTGGTAAATGATCAAAATAGCAGTCAGAAGCCATTTGACCAAAATGCTGAAGCAGCCTTTAATGCCATTTTTGATGGTTCTACTCAGAAATGTAGCGGACAGATAAGCCAAGATCTGTCAGATACTTTTTTGAACATCAGTAATAccacctttggaaagaagagtgttttgaaagaggagaaaatcattACTAACGAAACTCGGGTCACTGAAAAACTGCCAAATAAAACCCCAGGATCGCTTTCTTGTCAAGTAGATAATCCTGGAATGACAAAATCATGTGCGACTTCCAGTACTAAGGAACCGGAAGCTTTTAATAAGCACCTTGATGCGTTTGCTACCAGTGATTTTGAGGATGATTGGGAAAACTTATTAAGTAATGAACTTTTTGTTATGCAAAATGGCGAAATGTCTGAACTTTTCCCTGCTTCTAAAACAACCCAAATTGTTGATCGAAGAGGAATTTGTAcctttaacaataaaaatgataaaagtaagTCAAGAACTAATTCAAGTCTAGATGCCAGATTAAAAGATTCAAAAATTTTACAAGATCTTCCTTCAAAGACACATAACAGTGAATTAATAGATGCTGGAAAATATAGTTTTTTGCCAGATCCAAATGGTAAACCAAACAAATTACCATCcactggaaataaaatgaaatttgagAAATCTTTCAATAAAATTGTTGTTCAAGACAAAATGCAAGATTGTGCAGCTGCATTTGATCTGACAAAAGTCAAGGAAGATATTCATACTAAATTTACTTCTaaagtaaatgcttctgaaaaaAAGTCTACTTTGAACACAGGATATTCTAATGAACAAAAAAATCAGGCCATTTTTAATCAGTCTTTTAAAGCACCTGCTACTATAGATCCTTTTGGCTCTGCAGCTTTGGACAATGAAACCAGTGTTCATAACCCAAATCAGACTAATGCATCCAAGTTAGATTCTTTCTTTGATGATTGGAGTGATCCATCATTTGCCAATGAAATTGTTAAAGCATGTCACCAATTAGAGAATACCTGGGAAGCAGATGATGTAGATGATGATTTATTATACCAAGCGTGTGATGATGTTGAAAGACTAACTCAGCAACAAGACGTTAGAAGAGACAGCAAGACATCAGAAAGTATACTTGAGATCAATAATAGTTCCACACACGGAGCCAAAAACATGTTTACTACATCTAAACAAAGGAGCCAGTTGATGCAACGGAAGCATTTGAATCTGAATAGCATTTCAGTGCATATGTCTTCATCGACaaataattcacaaataaataaatcaatgaaaatggagaaaagggaaatttgtgGAAATTCTCCAGGTTTTCTGGGTGCTACGACAAATTTGACTATATACCCTAAGAACTTGAATTGTCAGGCCAATAATCTCCATGTCTCTTGGAATAACACAGATGTTCCAATACAAGTGAATGGTTCCAAATCAATTCTTACAGGAGGTTCAAGTTTCAATGTGAGTTCAGATCATATGACTACAGAAACTGCTACTTGTAAGAAGAAATTGAGTTCTAAGCATCTATCCCATAGGACCATAACAGCTGAAGCACAGAGTGACCTTAACAGGACAGTTAGATTTTCTAAGTATACGTTTACAAAGATGGAAAATTCTCAGATTTGTTCCCAGTTTAATGAAAATTGTGTAACAGGAAGTATTTCTGATACCAAAATTAAAcaggatttggagaaaaataacacTCCTGGCATCCCATTATGTGGGAAGGCTGTTCAACCGCAATCTTTGGTGAAACTTTCTGAATCTTTGAGACAACCTTCAAAAG aggaagaagagaaaaatagaaggtaTTCTCctgaagaaattaagagaaaaaggcaagaagCACTGGTTCGAAGAATGGCCAGATCACAGGCATCATCTGTAAAGGCAGCTCCCACTTAA
- the ETAA1 gene encoding ewing's tumor-associated antigen 1 isoform X3 codes for MLGMWIGETAIPCTPNVAKGKSRAKISCTKLKTQSREEELMKLAKQFDKNMEELDVIQEQNKRNHDFIQMISETETLNNYEDNVQMQLFHDRVLEIDNAIIRKPVNENTKIPVVNDQNSSQKPFDQNAEAAFNAIFDGSTQKCSGQISQDLSDTFLNISNTTFGKKSVLKEEKIITNETRVTEKLPNKTPGSLSCQVDNPGMTKSCATSSTKEPEAFNKHLDAFATSDFEDDWENLLSNELFVMQNGEMSELFPASKTTQIVDRRGICTFNNKNDKSKSRTNSSLDARLKDSKILQDLPSKTHNSELIDAGKYSFLPDPNGKPNKLPSTGNKMKFEKSFNKIVVQDKMQDCAAAFDLTKVKEDIHTKFTSKVNASEKKSTLNTGYSNEQKNQAIFNQSFKAPATIDPFGSAALDNETSVHNPNQTNASKLDSFFDDWSDPSFANEIVKACHQLENTWEADDVDDDLLYQACDDVERLTQQQDVRRDSKTSESILEINNSSTHGAKNMFTTSKQRSQLMQRKHLNLNSISVHMSSSTNNSQINKSMKMEKREICGNSPGFLGATTNLTIYPKNLNCQANNLHVSWNNTDVPIQVNGSKSILTGGSSFNVSSDHMTTETATCKKKLSSKHLSHRTITAEAQSDLNRTVRFSKYTFTKMENSQICSQFNENCVTGSISDTKIKQDLEKNNTPGIPLCGKAVQPQSLVKLSESLRQPSKEEEEKNRRYSPEEIKRKRQEALVRRMARSQASSVKAAPT; via the exons GTGAAACTGCCATTCCTTGCACTCCTAATGTtgcaaaaggaaaatcaagagcAAAAATCAGCTGCACAAA gTTAAAAACACAAAGTCGAGAGGAAGAACTTATGAAATTGGCTAAGCAATTTGATAAAAATATGGAAGAGCTAGATGTGATTCAAGAGCAAAACAAGAGAAATCATGATTTTATCCAGATGATTTCAGAAACAGAGACTTTAAATAATTATGAAGATAATGTACAGATGCAGTTATTCCATGATAGAGTTCTCGAGATCGATAATGCTATAATAAGGAAGCCAGTGAACGAAAACACCAAGATACCTGTGGTAAATGATCAAAATAGCAGTCAGAAGCCATTTGACCAAAATGCTGAAGCAGCCTTTAATGCCATTTTTGATGGTTCTACTCAGAAATGTAGCGGACAGATAAGCCAAGATCTGTCAGATACTTTTTTGAACATCAGTAATAccacctttggaaagaagagtgttttgaaagaggagaaaatcattACTAACGAAACTCGGGTCACTGAAAAACTGCCAAATAAAACCCCAGGATCGCTTTCTTGTCAAGTAGATAATCCTGGAATGACAAAATCATGTGCGACTTCCAGTACTAAGGAACCGGAAGCTTTTAATAAGCACCTTGATGCGTTTGCTACCAGTGATTTTGAGGATGATTGGGAAAACTTATTAAGTAATGAACTTTTTGTTATGCAAAATGGCGAAATGTCTGAACTTTTCCCTGCTTCTAAAACAACCCAAATTGTTGATCGAAGAGGAATTTGTAcctttaacaataaaaatgataaaagtaagTCAAGAACTAATTCAAGTCTAGATGCCAGATTAAAAGATTCAAAAATTTTACAAGATCTTCCTTCAAAGACACATAACAGTGAATTAATAGATGCTGGAAAATATAGTTTTTTGCCAGATCCAAATGGTAAACCAAACAAATTACCATCcactggaaataaaatgaaatttgagAAATCTTTCAATAAAATTGTTGTTCAAGACAAAATGCAAGATTGTGCAGCTGCATTTGATCTGACAAAAGTCAAGGAAGATATTCATACTAAATTTACTTCTaaagtaaatgcttctgaaaaaAAGTCTACTTTGAACACAGGATATTCTAATGAACAAAAAAATCAGGCCATTTTTAATCAGTCTTTTAAAGCACCTGCTACTATAGATCCTTTTGGCTCTGCAGCTTTGGACAATGAAACCAGTGTTCATAACCCAAATCAGACTAATGCATCCAAGTTAGATTCTTTCTTTGATGATTGGAGTGATCCATCATTTGCCAATGAAATTGTTAAAGCATGTCACCAATTAGAGAATACCTGGGAAGCAGATGATGTAGATGATGATTTATTATACCAAGCGTGTGATGATGTTGAAAGACTAACTCAGCAACAAGACGTTAGAAGAGACAGCAAGACATCAGAAAGTATACTTGAGATCAATAATAGTTCCACACACGGAGCCAAAAACATGTTTACTACATCTAAACAAAGGAGCCAGTTGATGCAACGGAAGCATTTGAATCTGAATAGCATTTCAGTGCATATGTCTTCATCGACaaataattcacaaataaataaatcaatgaaaatggagaaaagggaaatttgtgGAAATTCTCCAGGTTTTCTGGGTGCTACGACAAATTTGACTATATACCCTAAGAACTTGAATTGTCAGGCCAATAATCTCCATGTCTCTTGGAATAACACAGATGTTCCAATACAAGTGAATGGTTCCAAATCAATTCTTACAGGAGGTTCAAGTTTCAATGTGAGTTCAGATCATATGACTACAGAAACTGCTACTTGTAAGAAGAAATTGAGTTCTAAGCATCTATCCCATAGGACCATAACAGCTGAAGCACAGAGTGACCTTAACAGGACAGTTAGATTTTCTAAGTATACGTTTACAAAGATGGAAAATTCTCAGATTTGTTCCCAGTTTAATGAAAATTGTGTAACAGGAAGTATTTCTGATACCAAAATTAAAcaggatttggagaaaaataacacTCCTGGCATCCCATTATGTGGGAAGGCTGTTCAACCGCAATCTTTGGTGAAACTTTCTGAATCTTTGAGACAACCTTCAAAAG aggaagaagagaaaaatagaaggtaTTCTCctgaagaaattaagagaaaaaggcaagaagCACTGGTTCGAAGAATGGCCAGATCACAGGCATCATCTGTAAAGGCAGCTCCCACTTAA